A genomic segment from Streptomyces sp. NBC_00459 encodes:
- a CDS encoding DUF5999 family protein — protein MCQHQPPCPTAHSTDRESARLVAHHPEQGWSLLCNGVLLFEDTGELLPDGQIIAPHRPVVMTAA, from the coding sequence ATGTGCCAGCACCAGCCACCGTGCCCGACAGCTCACTCCACCGACCGGGAGTCCGCCCGCCTCGTGGCGCACCACCCGGAACAGGGATGGAGCCTGCTGTGCAACGGCGTTCTCCTCTTCGAGGACACCGGTGAGCTCCTGCCCGACGGCCAGATCATCGCCCCGCACCGACCGGTGGTGATGACGGCTGCCTGA